The Streptomyces laurentii genome contains a region encoding:
- a CDS encoding hypothetical protein (Hypothetical protein XNR_1357 [Streptomyces albus J1074];~identified by MetaGeneAnnotator; putative), protein MDVTWPGNELEEVLAASLGNPAAGGRLVEVLGRSSVWVPLPNGGGPDSADLDLPTLELDGAAYVPVFSSEQEFRACVGDHMSYTVAPARDFARGLPPQLGLAVNPGGTVGVPLPPPAVAELCRTGRTELDGPANGGRVRLFEPDWQDDPVDFLAAAAAEFEATGVVTSARRALASVEGTEPALFVGVLLVDGLDPDLAVPLEALGRALGRVEVAWPVNLVLLDVAQDPVGDWMLEKVRPFFQRAAV, encoded by the coding sequence GTGGACGTGACGTGGCCGGGCAACGAACTCGAGGAAGTACTGGCCGCCTCGCTCGGCAACCCCGCCGCGGGCGGCCGCCTGGTCGAGGTGCTCGGCCGCAGCTCCGTCTGGGTGCCGCTGCCCAACGGCGGCGGCCCCGACAGCGCCGACCTCGACCTGCCCACCCTGGAGCTGGACGGCGCCGCCTACGTGCCCGTCTTCAGCTCCGAACAGGAGTTCCGCGCCTGCGTCGGCGACCACATGTCGTACACCGTCGCCCCCGCCCGTGACTTCGCCCGCGGCCTGCCCCCGCAGCTCGGCCTCGCCGTGAACCCAGGCGGCACCGTCGGCGTCCCACTGCCCCCGCCCGCCGTCGCCGAGCTGTGCCGGACCGGCCGCACCGAGCTGGACGGGCCGGCGAACGGCGGCCGGGTTCGCCTGTTCGAGCCCGACTGGCAGGACGATCCGGTGGACTTCCTGGCCGCCGCCGCCGCCGAGTTCGAGGCCACCGGCGTCGTGACCTCCGCCCGCCGTGCCCTCGCCAGCGTCGAGGGCACCGAACCGGCCCTGTTCGTCGGCGTGCTGCTCGTCGACGGCCTCGACCCCGACCTGGCGGTCCCGCTGGAGGCCCTCGGGCGCGCCCTCGGCCGGGTCGAGGTCGCCTGGCCGGTCAACCTCGTCCTGCTGGACGTGGCCCAGGACCCGGTCGGCGACTGGATGCTGGAGAAGGTGCGCCCCTTCTTC